In Felis catus isolate Fca126 chromosome C2, F.catus_Fca126_mat1.0, whole genome shotgun sequence, a single window of DNA contains:
- the LOC109491568 gene encoding uncharacterized protein LOC109491568 isoform X1, protein MPPQGFSTHPPGSRSRAPLNLPGLSKCCTHRTAAAPFGHLDPRGSSQSTCIASCQTKAAPQVLATAMATAVSGPRSASMGTGSLPHRGPGAQSNQGPRGLLLREAQATHPGPPLSQGSRLSSSLAFRGNTGALGSNTVWNRAESRFPAEAWLLAPWPRPTAALFRVQGSLAPVTCLRAPGQCPGHTWRAGLGRQGARQASEQRASQEACGAAGGARLQPARLDSGCREPEAANALRGRGGTMTWTTGSFRLAWPTAGVPDEMSQAQRGHSW, encoded by the exons ATGCCACCCCAGGGCTTCTCCACACACCCGCCAGGGTCCAGGTCCCGGGCTCCCCTGAACCTGCCTGGCCTGAGCAAGTGCTGCACGCACCGCACCGCGGCAGCCCCCTTCGGGCACCTGGACCCCCGGGGCAGCTCCCAGAGCACCTGCATAGCCTCTTGCCAGACAAAAGCTGCCCCTCAAGTTCTTGCCACCGCCATGGCCACAGCTGTCAGCGGGCCCCGGTCGGCCTCCATGGGAACTGGCTCCCTCCCCCATAGGGGCCCTGGCGCCCAGAGCAACCAAGGCCCCCGGGGGCTCCTGCTGCGGGAAGCCCAGGCCACTCACCCAGGCCCCCCGCTCTCCCAAGGTAGTCGTCTTTCCTCCAGCCTGGCCTTCAGGGGCAATACAGGCGCCCTGGGGTCAAACACGGTTTGGAACCGGGCAGAATCCCGCTTCCCCGCGGAGGCCTGGCTCCTGGCACCCTGGCCTCGCCCTACGGCGGCCCTGTTCCGGGTCCAGGGCTCCCTGGCCCCCGTGACCTGCCTCCGAGCGCCAGGGCAGTGCCCCGGCCACACCTGGCGCGCCGGCCTCGGGCGGCAGGGGGCGCGCCAGGCCTCCGAACAAAGGGCCAGTCAGGAGGCGTGTGGCGCGGCAGGGGGCGCACGGCTCCAACCAGCTCGCTTGGACTCGGGGTGCAGGGAGCCCGAGGCGGCCAACGCTTTGCGCGGCCGAGGCGGCACGATGACATGGACAACAGGCAGTTTCCGTTTGGCTTGGCCGACCGCTGGGGTCCCAG atgaaatgtctcaggcacagagaggccacaGCTGGTAA
- the LOC109491568 gene encoding uncharacterized protein LOC109491568 isoform X2, whose translation MPPQGFSTHPPGSRSRAPLNLPGLSKCCTHRTAAAPFGHLDPRGSSQSTCIASCQTKAAPQVLATAMATAVSGPRSASMGTGSLPHRGPGAQSNQGPRGLLLREAQATHPGPPLSQGSRLSSSLAFRGNTGALGSNTVWNRAESRFPAEAWLLAPWPRPTAALFRVQGSLAPVTCLRAPGQCPGHTWRAGLGRQGARQASEQRASQEACGAAGGARLQPARLDSGCREPEAANALRGRGGTMTWTTGSFRLAWPTAGVPGT comes from the exons ATGCCACCCCAGGGCTTCTCCACACACCCGCCAGGGTCCAGGTCCCGGGCTCCCCTGAACCTGCCTGGCCTGAGCAAGTGCTGCACGCACCGCACCGCGGCAGCCCCCTTCGGGCACCTGGACCCCCGGGGCAGCTCCCAGAGCACCTGCATAGCCTCTTGCCAGACAAAAGCTGCCCCTCAAGTTCTTGCCACCGCCATGGCCACAGCTGTCAGCGGGCCCCGGTCGGCCTCCATGGGAACTGGCTCCCTCCCCCATAGGGGCCCTGGCGCCCAGAGCAACCAAGGCCCCCGGGGGCTCCTGCTGCGGGAAGCCCAGGCCACTCACCCAGGCCCCCCGCTCTCCCAAGGTAGTCGTCTTTCCTCCAGCCTGGCCTTCAGGGGCAATACAGGCGCCCTGGGGTCAAACACGGTTTGGAACCGGGCAGAATCCCGCTTCCCCGCGGAGGCCTGGCTCCTGGCACCCTGGCCTCGCCCTACGGCGGCCCTGTTCCGGGTCCAGGGCTCCCTGGCCCCCGTGACCTGCCTCCGAGCGCCAGGGCAGTGCCCCGGCCACACCTGGCGCGCCGGCCTCGGGCGGCAGGGGGCGCGCCAGGCCTCCGAACAAAGGGCCAGTCAGGAGGCGTGTGGCGCGGCAGGGGGCGCACGGCTCCAACCAGCTCGCTTGGACTCGGGGTGCAGGGAGCCCGAGGCGGCCAACGCTTTGCGCGGCCGAGGCGGCACGATGACATGGACAACAGGCAGTTTCCGTTTGGCTTGGCCGACCGCTGGGGTCCCAG GCACGTGA